The window GGGGAAAATAACTTCTGCATGCCTGTGATCTTCAGGCACTCAGGCGGCACTGCATAAAAACAGGCATGATTCTGTAACGGAAATCCTTGCATGGGCTCAGAAACACCTCCAGAACTCATTGTCTGTGTACATAGTTTGCCGTGCCATCCGCACATGCAGGTTAAAGCTCTATCATGCAAAAAAGAAGCCATATGTGAACATGATCCAGAAACACTGCCATCTTCTCTGGGCTAAAGCTCATTTAAAAAGGACTGAGGCAAAGTGGGAAAACTGTTCTGTGGTCACACAAATTGAAATAATTTTTGGAAACCTTGCGACGCTGCGTCCTCCGgactaaagaggagagggaccaACCGGCTCGTTATCAGCGCTCAGTTCAAAAGGCTGCATTTCTGATGGTATGGGGATGCATTAGTGACTATAAAATGGGCAGCTTGCACATCTGGAAAGGCAACATGTATACAGGTTTTAGAGCAACATTTGCTTGCATCCAGGCAACATATTTTTCAGAGAAGGCCTTGCATATTTTAGGAAGACAATGTTAAGTCACATCCTGCATCTGTTACAACTGCATGGCTTCGTAGTAGAAGAGTCCGGGTGCtgaactggcctgcctgcagtccagacctttcaccagttaaaaacatttggtggatCGTGAAACAAAATATGACAAAGAAGACCCAGGACCGTTGAACAGCAAGaatcctgtatcagacacaaaagggacaacattcctctcccacaactccagcaactggtctcctcagttcccagacagatacagactgttgttaaaaGAGGATGGGATGCTACACAGTGGTGAACATGTTcttgtcccaacttttttgagacgtgttgctgccatcaaattcaaaatgaCCTTATTTTTTCCATAAAATGGTAcaagtttaaacatttgacattttttcTATGTTCTGTTGTGAATAACATAACGGGTTTATGAGATTTGGAAATCATTGTattcagttttttattttattttccacaACGTCCCAACCTTTTTGGAAATGGGGTTGTAGTTGATCATGTAAATAAGAGCAGCAGAGTGAAGGACATGAAGATCTACAAGGTGTCCTCGTACCATTCCGATGGCCCATGGCCACGGCCATGTCCATGGCGTTGAAGCCCGAGTCGGACTCCATGGTGGGATCGGCTCCGCTCTCTGAGCACGGGAAACATCAAAGAGATGACTGTtgcttgtctctgtgtgtgtgggggtgggcgtGTGCGTGTTCAGGGAAAGATCCGAATGTCCTCACCTAGAAGGATTTCCACGCAGCGTACATGATTCCCGTGGACAGCATACAAGATGGGGGCGCCTCCGTTCTGTGAGTTACAAACGCTGCGTCACAACAAGGCGGACCGTGCGGGGGAGCACGCTGGCTCGCCAATGCAACACGTTGGCCTTTCACACGCGCCGATACAATCTCATTCAAACTCCTTGAAACGTTATGCGGGGTCCGTTTACTGCGTGTGCGGTGCACCGTCGACCTGAAGGAAAACAACCGTATGGAATCGAAAGACTCACCCAGTCGTACTCATTGACGTCGACCCCACAGTCGATGAGCATCTTGACTATGTCAGTGTATCCTTTACTGCAGGCCAGAGACAGGGCACTCTCCCTGCCTTTGGCCAAAAGGTTCGGGTCAGCTCCCTGGATAAACAACGGTAGCATTCAAACTGAGCCATATCCATAGCATAAGTCTTTTATAATTCTTTTATGACTGAAAAATCAGAAGGCAGTCTGTCATTTTGAGCGATTAGAACACTGAGGGCGAGCAAACATAACTACAGGTTGAAATACAGCCAATCTATTGAGTTTATTtcttgtaaatggtttgttcactttCTATTGTAATAGTCTTTTTGTTGTAAAATGTTATTTTTAGTGGCTCCACTGTCACTGCGATTTATTTACTTTTGATATTTGTTATCTGCTTCATGTGGTGTTGACATGAAAACTGACCACAGTAGTTGTCTATGTTCATCATTTCTCTCCATCCATAAATGCATAATCTATGAGCTTGCTCTGTCACTATTCCTATATTTAATTAATTCATTATAAAAATTAAAACTATTAAACATGTCTTATCGTATTTTTTTATGGCATTCAATGGCATTGAAATACATTGACTGCATTTTTACAACCCTGTCAACCTTACGGACAACATCAAAGTCAACATAACTTCTAGTGCATAGTTAAGAGTTTTTACTACATGTGTCaagttgacatttacatttagtcatttatccagAGATttacaagtacagggacattccccccgaagcaagtagggtgaagtgccttgcccaaggacacaacgtcatttggcacggctgggaatcgaactggcaaccttcagattactagcccgactccttcaccgctcagccatctgactcccttcagccatctgactccctaattTTAGTGAAGCCCCTATAAGAAAGGTTAGATGTGTATTCCTATACCATGGCTGGggactgttttgtgtgtgtagctgttctTACATTCTGTAGCAGGAACTCCACCACGGCAATCTGACCATGTGCTGCAGCCCACATCAGAGGAGTGAAACCCTCCTCATCCTGCAGGTTGATCAcagtctctaacacacacacacacaacttcagtATATGCTTAACAAGCAATGACCTAACATCCAATGGTCATTTGAGCAGCACCCAGAGAAGATGATCACCTTGTTCTATCCTGCTTGCCAGGAACACCATTTCTCCCTGGGCAGCCAGCTGGTGGATGGACAAGGCTAGGAGAAAGATAAAAAGACTCTATATGGGTGCACCTTTGAAGGCAGCGTTCATTCTAATACTAGTTTTAGATTCAAGGCAGACCTGAGGGATCTTGCTAAACAGCTATGGTAGGACAACCGAAGGGTTTGGTTACAATTTTATGCACAAAAGTGTGTTCTCCCATCCTCCACTCCTTTCTAAAACCTGCTCCTCTGATCCAACATGGATAGGTGAAAGCATGCTTCTCTATACAGCTTTACCATGCGATTATGTCCATTCGGGCAATTTTCCCTGAGGGGAGGAAGGGTACATTTCTAGACAATCAGAACAGGGCCTAGGAATGTTCAACTGCACTACAAACAGCCTCGAGACCATCTGGGTTTAATCATGCTCTACAATCTCACATCATGTCATAACAGAGATTCATGTTTGCCTTGAGGTGTCCGCTCATGTACTTACAGTGCACcagcagaggagtggaggagacttCGTTACCACGGTGCTTGTTAGTGAGCGTGGTGGACTGTTTGATGGGGGAGAAGTgcttggtggtggagggggtgtaaaCATGGCGCACCTGAAtccctggagaaggagaggtctGAATGTTGCACTCAGCTGAAACAGAAAAAAAGCTTTAGGTTAGTCACTTGCTACTGTTTAAACGGACTGACCATCACATAGGCAGTGTGCAATTAGTTGGTTGATGGCAGTCTGTGCATGTGCTGTAGGTatcatgtgtgtatgcgtgcactTGTATAGGTGACAGCCtgcttttgtattttaaaaGCAGATATTGTCTGTGTCCGAATTACTTTCGGGGTATTTAagtttcttctctcctctttaccTAAAACAAGTGACATGGAGCAAGGTTCCTTGGTCGTTAGACAGTCACTGTTAGAGACAAAGATGAAGTACTAACAAAGAGCGTCATAATATTGTTTGCGTATTTAGGACAGGAAGCACCGACAAACACAGCGGCTACAATTCAAAGATGAACCGGCTTTAAGTTGGTAGCTTACCTTTAAACAGAACAGAAGCCACTTCCAGATCTGAGTTAACCTGGTCTTGGATGTTTTTGCTATCCTCCTCGTTGAGCGACTTGACGAAACGCGAGCACACGTTCATGTCGAAGCGGTTGGGGAGGATGAACTTGATTCCCATGGCGACGTTCTGGGCACCGCCGGTGTCGTCCGTGTCCGAAGCCCCAGGGTGCTCGGTCTTAATGGTGGTAATATCAGGCATCACGCACTCCATTTCCTCTGAGACGAGAGGGCACTCAGCAGTCCTGTCTGGGCCAGAGACCGTATCCATGACTGGCCACACAAGAGGAacggtgttttgttttttagttttttaaacGTACTCTGTCTGTGGCCTGGTTACTCCGTTTACTCATCAGATGACTATCCTTTAGCTTGAGTTGTGTGTTGTCAATGCACGCCTAGGTTAGAAGACATACACTTCTGTTAGCATGCAAACAGATCTAGATTTAATTTCTTATATCAGTCAGTTAACACGTATTGTAGTTAGACCAGAACACTGCAAAGCAGACATTATCAAACAGATAGCTAACGTTAACACATTGCAAGCAGCAACATCTCCCGCTAGCTTGCTAGAGCTAACGCcttagcttagcttagctaGACTACGTTAGCCACTGAATGTCACCAATAAACCAATATTTTGTGACTACATTTTCAATGACCACTACTCAAGACCATAATTATAAATCACCTGTATATAGTAAATAATAATTTCATACTCAACTCATATTGTAGGACCTTTACTGTGGGTTGTTGTGCACAGATTTGTAGAGTCGTCTTGTTTTGACTGTAGTAGTATAAAACGCATGCGCATTGCGCAATACGTGCATCCGTCCAATATTTTTGGGACGGATGGTGAACAATACATTTTAAACTGATTCTTATTGCTGATCTATCACAATTATTTACATAGACGTCAAAAGCCTTCATTGACTGCATAGTCAcctattttttgtttgttatcgCCATAACTGTAATATAACTCATAAATGTATAATGTTACTTGTGTCATGCTATGGGAAACGCAGCTCATTATTAAACAATATCAATGTTATAACATTATAAAATTCCGTTAAAACGTACGATTCAATACATTTTCAATAACATTTAGTTTTAGTAGAGTGTGTAGCCTATACTGGGAACAGTGTAGCCTGTACTGGGGAAAGATCTGTGGTAGGTAAAACAGGAACACTTCACTTGACTTCAAGTCAAGACTTCAAGTCAAGACTTCAAGTCAAGACTTCAGGTCAAGACTTCAGGTCAAGACTTCAGGTCAAGACTTCAGGTCAAGACTTCAGGTCAAGACTTCAGGTCAAGACTTCAGGTCCATTCAAGACTTCAGGTCCATTCAGACCCTATACAGGCCTGCTGTTCATGGCTGCAAAGTCCATCCATCTGACCACCATGCCTCTTTCTGAAACGTTTTCTTCTGCATGAATAATCTGGAATCACTCATTGTTGAAGGGGTTTCTCCCTCACTGGTCAAAGTTGCAACATGCTAATCTGATTTAGGGGGGATATGGCAAATATTTCTTAATCATCTGTCAAGTCCTTTTATAGAGGGATCTAAGAAGCATAAAACATTTTGTGTGCTTTTTttcagttttgtttttattataataatttttttctgtttgtttttacaGAATCTTTTCCAGATTAAGGAGCTTGGGGCCAGACCTTTCGACTCATGGTGCAAACCAATTTATGGCATCCTCAAAACCCTATTcatcaaataaaatgtattgttatAATCCTGACCCATCATAATTTCTGGACTTTTTAACAATCGATAGTTTCTTTTTATTTTCAGTTTTTTAGTTGAAAATTTATGTTTCCATTTATGGTTGCAACATAGTGAGACACAGTGAACAGTTTGACAACAGAAAACCTGAACGACAGAGCTCTTCATAGTCCtcaaacacatttctcaggGTATTATGCTTAATAGTGTTTAAGTTTGAAAGTCAAAAGCTTCATACATAGCATGAGAATGTCACATGCTTTAGGCTATAGATATGGTGCCCTCCATAATGTTTTGGACAAATACTTTTATTTTTTGActttcctctttcctccacAGTTTTAAATTGGTAATCAAACAACTCACAAGTGGTGTTTTCATACAATTAGATTTCAACATGTAGAAATTGCAACACCTTTTATTCGGTGTCCCCACCCCATTTCAAGGAGCCATAATGTTTGGAACAAGTGGATTCGCAGGTGTTTGTGACTAGTCAGGTGCGCTTATACGTTGCAGGTATAAGATAGCTTTCAGCATTGCATCTTCATTCCAGGCCATTGATGACCTCTGGAGTGTGTTGTTGCTGTTTGTCATCATGAAAAACAGATTTATACCAATGAAAGTTAAGGAAGCCACAGgtctggcagagcatcaccagagaGGATACTGAGCATCTGATGATGTATGAGTCACACACTTCAAGCAGTCATTTCACGCAAAAGATTTGCAACAATATAATACTCATGACTACTTTCATTAACGTAATATTGCTGTGTCCCAAACATTGTGGGACCCTGAAATGGGGAGCCCTGGGTATAAATGGTGTTGTAATTTCTATCAAAATGTATGAAAATACTCTTTAATAAAACCTAAAACTGTCCAAAtccagaaaaaatatatatttgtcccAAACATGGAGGGCATTGTAGGTCTACTTGAACCTGTGGCTATGATGCAGAACCTTATGTGATGAAATGTGTTGTAACTGTTGGTAGATTTTATAGAGTAAAATCTATTGTTTGTTTGACTTGATTTCCCCCCTCGGCTTCcagtgtttgtttattttgaggTGACTGTGTGAGGCTTATCGACATATGTCTAGCAAGCTGCCAAGTGGCGATTTCCTAACTACATGATTAGGCTTTGTTGGATAGATGTTTTGAGTCCCTTGACTATTTATGCAGTTCATTAGTCCTGTAATCTCTGATGTTGGCATAAGCAGCCTGTTTGCTGGGATTAATCTGCTTTCTGATAacaccaaaaaaacaaacataatcGTCCTTTCATGTTGCAAGCAATCGCCTTGCCTCACATTTGGACCAGGCTACCCTCCGGCTAATGCAGAGTTGTGAAGCAGTAATTCATAACCAAAGTAGGTGACAGCTCGCAGGAGGTTAAGCAAACATGTGACCTCCATGACTAATGGTTCTTAGGCTTCTTAGAAAAAGGTAACCATCAAGCATACAGCAAGCTAACCTGTTTCTTGACTAATCACAAAAACCTTTGTCAAATCTGTGAGAGGAATGTTTTGCAGGTCTGTTGGTATTCTGACATTTATGCGATGTTGATGTTTTTTTATGTTGGAAAATGAACATCCCTTTCCAAAAAGATAGCATAGGTAACTAGATTGCTGTGATTAGAATGTAGGCTGTATACCGCCGTTTACGCAGCAGCAGGGCCAGCCCAACAGaataaacaaactaaaacatttgttTTGGGCCCCACGATTGGTTCGGGGCCCCTCAccccaaaaaacataaaaaacattCAAATAATTGCCAATCAAAAGGGCCCCATACACTATTTTTGTTTAGGGCCCCCAAAACCCTAGGGCCGGCCCGGGGCAGCAGCATGCCATCTCAAGCACCTGTTTTGAGCAGGATGCCAAACGTTTTTGCCGAGATTAAAAGGAGCTCTCATGGTCAATTCAGAGTGGCTCACCTCGTAAGCTGTTGTTCTTGGAGGGCAACTGTGTTTTTGCAGAAACAATAGGAAGGTAGACTGGAGCAAAATGTCTCGCTGCCAAGTCAGGAAGGGTCAGAGACAGCACCAGACCTGGGTTTTGTCCGTTGATGTAATTGCCCTGGCAATGGTAAATCAAGTGCACCTCAAATCCCTGCAGCCTTGGTTGACCTGGGCCTTTGAACagtgaggggtggtggtgttggtgtgtgtatgtgtgtgtgtgtgtgtgtggggggggggggtgttggactGGAGAGGGTTGTTGAAGGATGGGCAACAAAAGGCTGAATGTGGGCTGACGTGGGAGACTCCTGGATGGTACTGCTGGTTCTTCCAGTCCATAAACCCCCAACAGTCGGCTCTGGAGCCCGGGTGCCAGGGACACCAATAGGGACCGCTCATGGAGCCTGGGTCCATTGTGCCTCCCGTGCTTGCGGCTCTGCCTCCTGCTGTCTGGCCGTGGAAGACCGTGGGCCATGACGTGATCTCACACAACACAGCCGAGCTAGGCATCGAGAGAGGCCTTTATGTCCCCAGAAGGCTCCCATTGTGCAGTTGTTATTGTGCtttagttgtttttgttttttttcttcagagtCTCTAATGAGGAGGTCAAGGGTTGCGGCCTCTCCCTGCCGCAGTGGAGGCACCGGGGGGGTCTGGAGAATAAAAAGCTTCCAGGTCATTTGCACTGAGCAAATCTCCTCACTCCTAATATCTATGTCAAGATCACACGCAACTCTCGGTCTCAGTAGCCTTGTTTCCAGGAGCATGGGAGCCTCGTCTCCGTGATAAGGCCCTCCGCATCACTGCGTCCGTGGCTCACGCTGCTCACGCCATCTACAGGAttcagccctgtgtgtgtgtgttgacttctCTCATTAGGAGGCAGGGCCTTATATAAGCACattgaaaatattttcaaatgttTGCTCTGTGAGTTCATACAATTGTTTTGGGGGGGCATCTCACAAGTCATCGTGTTACGACTGTAAGGTGAA of the Osmerus eperlanus chromosome 14, fOsmEpe2.1, whole genome shotgun sequence genome contains:
- the ankra2 gene encoding ankyrin repeat family A protein 2 isoform X1, encoding MIMDTVSGPDRTAECPLVSEEMECVMPDITTIKTEHPGASDTDDTGGAQNVAMGIKFILPNRFDMNVCSRFVKSLNEEDSKNIQDQVNSDLEVASVLFKAECNIQTSPSPGIQVRHVYTPSTTKHFSPIKQSTTLTNKHRGNEVSSTPLLVHSLSIHQLAAQGEMVFLASRIEQETVINLQDEEGFTPLMWAAAHGQIAVVEFLLQNGADPNLLAKGRESALSLACSKGYTDIVKMLIDCGVDVNEYDWNGGAPILYAVHGNHVRCVEILLESGADPTMESDSGFNAMDMAVAMGHRNGTRTPCRSSCPSLCCSYLHDQLQPHFQKVQQVMEAHLLKLLMGIRE
- the ankra2 gene encoding ankyrin repeat family A protein 2 isoform X2 yields the protein MNRTAECPLVSEEMECVMPDITTIKTEHPGASDTDDTGGAQNVAMGIKFILPNRFDMNVCSRFVKSLNEEDSKNIQDQVNSDLEVASVLFKAECNIQTSPSPGIQVRHVYTPSTTKHFSPIKQSTTLTNKHRGNEVSSTPLLVHSLSIHQLAAQGEMVFLASRIEQETVINLQDEEGFTPLMWAAAHGQIAVVEFLLQNGADPNLLAKGRESALSLACSKGYTDIVKMLIDCGVDVNEYDWNGGAPILYAVHGNHVRCVEILLESGADPTMESDSGFNAMDMAVAMGHRNGTRTPCRSSCPSLCCSYLHDQLQPHFQKVQQVMEAHLLKLLMGIRE
- the ankra2 gene encoding ankyrin repeat family A protein 2 isoform X3, translating into MECVMPDITTIKTEHPGASDTDDTGGAQNVAMGIKFILPNRFDMNVCSRFVKSLNEEDSKNIQDQVNSDLEVASVLFKAECNIQTSPSPGIQVRHVYTPSTTKHFSPIKQSTTLTNKHRGNEVSSTPLLVHSLSIHQLAAQGEMVFLASRIEQETVINLQDEEGFTPLMWAAAHGQIAVVEFLLQNGADPNLLAKGRESALSLACSKGYTDIVKMLIDCGVDVNEYDWNGGAPILYAVHGNHVRCVEILLESGADPTMESDSGFNAMDMAVAMGHRNGTRTPCRSSCPSLCCSYLHDQLQPHFQKVQQVMEAHLLKLLMGIRE
- the ankra2 gene encoding ankyrin repeat family A protein 2 isoform X4 gives rise to the protein MIMDTVSGPDRTAECPLVSEEMECVMPDITTIKTEHPGASDTDDTGGAQNVAMGIKFILPNRFDMNVCSRFVKSLNEEDSKNIQDQVNSDLEVASVLFKAECNIQTSPSPGIQVRHVYTPSTTKHFSPIKQSTTLTNKHRGNEVSSTPLLVHSLSIHQLAAQGEMVFLASRIEQETVINLQDEEGFTPLMWAAAHGQIAVVEFLLQNGADPNLLAKGRESALSLACSKGYTDIVKMLIDCGVDVNEYDWNGGAPILYAVHGNHVRCVEILLESGADPTMESDSGFNAMDMAVAMGHRNVQQVMEAHLLKLLMGIRE